Proteins encoded together in one Salarias fasciatus chromosome 17, fSalaFa1.1, whole genome shotgun sequence window:
- the LOC115404447 gene encoding cyclin-dependent kinase inhibitor 1-like: MAMASTSTSAGPDTASGSETSRLGGIEDLRLKVGPVRRNLFGPVDHQQLRQDFQRLLCMSVEVANKRWNFDFQSDVPGKGSAIEWEELKCQEVPAFYRSCMVRAATRPGAAARRASSSSSSSSGESSPRSSGSSGSGDEYLEVTTRGCYRLQRPCKRRQSSITDFFKVKKRKLQIYKVSPRQ; this comes from the exons ATGGCGATGGCCTCTACATCAACATCAGCAGGACCAGACACGGCGTCCGGCTCAGAGACGTCGCGCCTGGGGGGCATCGAGGACCTGAGGCTGAAGGTGGGGCCGGTGCGGAGGAACCTGTTCGGGCCGGTGGACCACCAGCAGCTGCGGCAGGACTTCCAGCGGCTGCTCTGCATGAGCGTGGAGGTGGCCAACAAGCGCTGGAACTTCGACTTCCAGAGCGACGTGCCGGGGAAGGGCTCCGCCATCGAGTGGGAGGAGCTGAAGTGCCAGGAGGTGCCGGCGTTTTACCGCAGCTGCATGGTGAGGGCGGCGACGAGGCCcggggcggcggcgaggcgggcgtcgtcctcctcctcctcctcctcgggggaGAGCTCGCCCAGGTCCAGCGGCTCGTCCGGCTCCGGGGACGAGTACCTGGAAGTGACCACACGGGGGTGCTACCGGCTGCAGCGGCCGTGCAAACGCAGACAATCCTCCATCACAG ATTTCTTCaaagtgaagaagaggaagctcCAGATTTACAAAGTGTCCCCTCGACAGTAG